In Natator depressus isolate rNatDep1 chromosome 9, rNatDep2.hap1, whole genome shotgun sequence, a single genomic region encodes these proteins:
- the NEU4 gene encoding sialidase-4: MGSRHFPARTVLFEREPSGVTYRVPALLYIPCMAKLLAFAEERLSIDDAHANLLVLRRGTFYRNYVEWEDMRALETATLKHHRSMNPCPVYDEFTGIVFLFFTAVLGKTPEAYQIITGQNVARLCYVSSSDQGLSWSKVTDLTQQVIGRSITDWATFALGPGHGIQLKSGRLLVPAYTYHIDCKECFGKLCKTTPHSFTFYSDDHGQRWRFGEFIPNLPTVECQMVSVDEEDGSNVLYCNARSPLGFRVQALSTDDGAVFHLGQLVQRLVEPPHGCHGSIIGFPAPLFYAPSSPHSQWSTPWSINGPDCPLLSRKTTRHCYLPLCDMAVENPAAMSLGSQLQGHQQPAGSKEPCPSSSHHEIHDSMSSTVSCGGTGQPEPGAASKSIVLFQTPTWVLYAHPTSSRSRVNMGVYLSTFPSDADSWTEPWVIYEGPSAYSDLAYIELPFSEFSATGIPAIAFACLYENGTRSPYEQISFSLFTLYDVIQNIPLKGTSPDPKHHLDKKKRGRSCVTS; the protein is encoded by the exons ATGGGATCGCGCCATTTCCCAGCTCGCACTGTGCTGTTCGAGAGGGAGCCGAGTGGAGTGACTTACCGTGTCCCAGCTCTGCTCTACATCCCCTGCATGGCAAAGCTGTTGGCCTTTGCTGAGGAGAGGTTGAGCATTGATGATGCCCATGCCAACCTGCTGGTGCTGAGACGAGGAACCTTCTACAGGAACTACGTGGAG TGGGAAGACATGAGAGCACTCGAGACTGCGACCTTGAAGCACCATCGGTCCATGAACCCCTGTCCTGTCTATGATGAATTCACAGGCATCGTCTTCCTCTTCttcactgctgtgctgggcaagaCTCCTGAGGCCTATCAGATCATCACAGGCCAGAACGTCGCCCGCCTGTGCTACGTGTCCAGTTCCGACCAGGGGCTGAGCTGGAGCAAGGTTACAGATCTGACACAGCAGGTCATTGGCAGGTCCATCACAG ATTGGGCCACTTTTGCTCTAGGCCCTGGCCATGGAATTCAGCTCAAGTCGGGACGACTGCTGGTTCCAGCCTACACTTACCACATCGACTGCAAGGAGTGCTTTGGGAAGCTCTGCAAGACAACCCCTCACTCCTTCACCTTCTACAGCGATGACCACGGCCAGAGATGGCGCTTCGGCGAGTTCATCCCCAACCTTCCCACCGTGGAATGTCAGATGGTGTCTGTGGATGAGGAGGATGGCAGCAATGTCCTCTACTGCAATGCCAGGAGCCCCTTGGGCTTCAGAGTGCAAGCGCTGAGCACAGATGATGGAGCAGTTTTCCACTTGGGGCAGCTTGTTCAGCGGCTTGTAGAGCCCCCTCATGGCTGTCACGGCAGTATCATTGGCTTCCCAGCCCCTCTCTTCTATGCCCCGAGCAGCCCCCATTCACAGTGGAGCACGCCTTGGTCTATCAATGGCCCAGACTGCCCACTGCTGTCTAGAAAAACCACTAGACACTGTTATCTCCCTCTCTGTGACATGGCTGTTGAAAACCCAGCAGCCATGTCTTTGGGCAGCCAGCTGCAGGGTCACCAACAGCCAGCAGGGTCAAAAGAGCCCTGTCCTTCCAGCAGCCATCACGAGATCCATGATTCCATGTCCTCAACTGTGTCATGTGGAGGTACGGGGCAGCCTGAACCAGGAGCTGCTTCCAAATCCATTGTCCTCTTCCAAACCCCAACATGGGTGCTCTATGCCCACCCAACAAGCTCCAGGTCTCGGGTCAACATGGGTGTCTATCTCAGTACATTCCCCAGTGATGCAGATAGCTGGACAGAGCCCTGGGTCATTTATGAAGGCCCCAGCGCCTACTCAGATCTGGCCTACATTGAACTGCCCTTCTCTGAGTTCTCAGCCACTGGGATCCCAGCCATAGCCTTTGCTTGCCTGTATGAAAATGGGACGAGGTCCCCCTACGAGCAGATCTCCTTCAGCTTGTTCACACTGTATGACGTGATTCAGAACATCCCCCTGAAAGGCACATCACCAGACCCGAAGCACCACTTGGATAagaaaaagagggggaggagCTGTGTCACCTCCTAA